The Pseudanabaena sp. BC1403 genome includes a region encoding these proteins:
- a CDS encoding ComEC/Rec2 family competence protein, translating to MKSQFVLVIALFFIAGAYASFLPDWTGFYVVLGTGFGLSLVVPAIWRLGPKRWVYLLATLIAIFACFYVKMRTPQPQAEDISKYAPLSNAIVRGQVIESPSLTRSERAKFLLQVKEINISGKLDIKDISQIPTANPSNSSTEAKPDEANKFVAASGKLYVTVPLIEVTGLRSGQAVELSGRLYLPNRADNFGAFDFKSYLARQGVFAGMSGRSLMQQGDAPSFGEWWFVSRIVRAHVMGAGVPEGALLSSLVLGSRAVDLPSDLKDAFIQAGLAAVLAASGFQVTLVLGAAIALSRNKSLKLQFVIGSLCLGGYLLLTGASPSILRAVVMGFGSLIGLVVQRRSRPIIGLIVTAVLLLLYQPLWIWDLGFQFSFLATFGLLTTSRSISDRLEWLPPAIAELLAVPIAAYIWTLPLQLLVFGKLSPYSLIANVFTTPLVSISTYGGIISGFLGIIFVPIGAAIAWILYPLLHWTIDLAQWLNTLPNASTSVGAINLWQMLVAYGLFMAIWLLPWFGKMQRWTIAFVLACVVLFVSNAIAQANVFQVTLPAFNDVPIMLIKNQNQTVLINSGDQQFASFTLQPFLQKLGVNRIDWAISTDTQPDVSDGWNVLMSSSLDIAQFRDISLGVTPKPYQDLQQSLANTKTPLASLKAGETLTINDQVEIQLLNQSPDVLKIKTGELTWLLLPNADPKSQQAIAAKKDLLPKLSANILWWTGGQIEPAILQAINPKIAIASATSVVEAMVNQLYEAKIRVFYTGRDGAIQWNPEKDFHTLRDQQDTRSPI from the coding sequence ATGAAATCACAATTTGTTTTAGTTATAGCCTTATTTTTTATTGCGGGAGCCTATGCCAGTTTTTTGCCAGACTGGACAGGCTTTTATGTGGTTTTGGGCACTGGTTTTGGCTTGTCGTTAGTGGTTCCTGCCATTTGGCGTTTAGGTCCTAAACGTTGGGTTTATCTGCTAGCAACGTTAATTGCTATTTTTGCTTGCTTTTATGTCAAAATGCGCACGCCTCAGCCACAAGCTGAAGATATCTCTAAATATGCACCGTTATCCAATGCGATCGTGCGGGGGCAAGTAATTGAATCGCCTAGCTTGACTCGCAGCGAGCGGGCAAAGTTTTTGCTACAGGTGAAAGAGATCAACATCTCTGGGAAATTGGATATTAAAGATATTTCTCAAATTCCTACGGCGAATCCTAGTAATAGCAGTACCGAAGCTAAACCTGATGAGGCTAATAAATTTGTAGCGGCTTCGGGCAAATTATATGTAACCGTGCCATTAATCGAGGTGACAGGATTACGCTCAGGACAAGCGGTTGAACTTTCAGGAAGATTGTATTTGCCAAATCGAGCCGATAATTTTGGAGCCTTTGATTTTAAATCCTATTTAGCTCGTCAGGGCGTATTTGCGGGAATGAGTGGGCGATCGCTAATGCAACAAGGTGATGCTCCTAGTTTTGGTGAATGGTGGTTTGTGAGTCGGATTGTCCGTGCCCATGTGATGGGTGCTGGTGTGCCAGAGGGTGCATTGCTTAGCTCGTTAGTTTTGGGTAGTCGGGCGGTAGATTTGCCGAGCGATCTGAAGGATGCTTTTATTCAGGCGGGATTGGCAGCGGTGCTGGCGGCTTCAGGCTTTCAAGTGACATTGGTATTAGGTGCAGCGATCGCCTTGAGTCGGAATAAATCGCTGAAGCTGCAATTTGTGATTGGGAGCCTTTGTTTAGGGGGATATTTGCTGCTGACAGGTGCTAGTCCGTCGATTTTACGAGCCGTGGTCATGGGCTTTGGTAGTTTGATCGGTTTAGTGGTGCAACGCCGAAGCCGCCCCATTATTGGTCTAATCGTTACCGCAGTCTTGTTATTGCTATATCAACCACTTTGGATTTGGGATTTAGGATTTCAGTTCAGTTTTCTTGCAACATTTGGACTACTCACCACATCGCGATCAATTTCCGACCGTTTAGAATGGCTGCCACCTGCGATCGCCGAATTACTTGCTGTACCGATCGCTGCCTACATCTGGACATTGCCTTTACAACTATTGGTATTTGGCAAACTTTCTCCCTATAGCTTGATTGCCAATGTTTTTACTACGCCATTAGTTTCGATATCCACCTATGGCGGCATTATTAGCGGGTTTTTAGGAATTATTTTTGTACCAATTGGTGCAGCGATCGCTTGGATACTCTATCCCTTGCTCCATTGGACGATTGACCTCGCGCAATGGTTAAATACTCTGCCCAATGCTAGTACTAGTGTCGGGGCAATTAATCTCTGGCAAATGTTAGTTGCCTATGGATTATTTATGGCGATTTGGTTATTGCCTTGGTTTGGCAAAATGCAGCGTTGGACGATTGCTTTTGTTTTAGCTTGCGTAGTGCTATTTGTCTCCAATGCGATCGCCCAAGCTAATGTCTTTCAAGTGACATTGCCAGCCTTTAACGACGTACCGATCATGCTGATCAAAAATCAAAATCAAACGGTGCTAATCAATAGCGGCGATCAGCAATTTGCCAGTTTTACATTACAGCCATTTTTACAAAAGCTCGGTGTCAATCGCATTGATTGGGCGATATCCACCGATACGCAGCCCGATGTCAGCGACGGATGGAATGTGCTGATGTCTAGCTCATTAGATATCGCTCAGTTTCGCGATATCAGTCTCGGGGTCACGCCAAAACCTTATCAAGATCTCCAACAATCTCTAGCCAATACTAAAACTCCATTAGCATCTTTGAAAGCTGGTGAAACCTTGACGATTAATGATCAAGTGGAGATTCAACTACTCAATCAATCCCCTGATGTTTTAAAAATAAAAACTGGTGAACTAACTTGGTTATTACTTCCCAATGCTGATCCAAAATCTCAACAAGCGATCGCTGCCAAAAAAGATTTACTTCCAAAACTATCAGCGAATATTCTCTGGTGGACGGGAGGACAAATAGAGCCAGCTATTTTGCAAGCGATCAATCCTAAAATTGCGATCGCGTCTGCAACTAGTGTCGTGGAAGCTATGGTCAATCAACTTTATGAAGCCAAAATCAGAGTGTTTTATACAGGTCGAGACGGTGCAATTCAATGGAATCCTGAAAAAGACTTTCATACCCTAAGAGATCAACAAGACACGAGATCTCCAATCTAA
- a CDS encoding ShlB/FhaC/HecB family hemolysin secretion/activation protein, producing MQLLWRRMFFCGLIAIFGCLLEDNSILAQSTIPSNLVPSVPVRPEESPRRLPPVDQLLIPSSPQIEPNRKIPDSTTTFVVQEFRVIGSTVFSAEELAAVVKSFTNRPISFAELLQARAAIADLYIRNGYITSGAFIPPQETNNGNITIQVVEGKLEEIQITGTNRVAPNYIRSRLEIATGAPLNRDRLLNALQLLQLDPLFKFVSSELKTGSQLGTSILAVKVDEANSFNARASLDNYASPSVGQLSRQVEISDRNLLGLGDRIIATYGNTDGRNQYNLGYTLPVNAYNGTLSFLFSNTNSNVVESEFKILDIYSNSTTYELTFRQPLIQTPAQEFALGLTASHSDSFTTLLKLPIPLSAGSDDFGKTKLSALRFFQDYTQRSSEDVIALRSQISVGLRGVLNSTINLRSPDSGFVAWRGQLQYIRALAEDTLLIVSGSIQFADRALPAAEKFSLGGSQNGRGYRQDVLVGDNGMNVSLEARFPIVSVPELQGLLQIVPFIDVGSVWNQESSTTPANNWILGTGLGLRWQMGDRLTAKLDYGLPLISIRNNHQDSSIYFSLSYRLF from the coding sequence ATGCAGTTACTGTGGAGACGCATGTTTTTTTGCGGTCTGATCGCTATATTTGGTTGTTTGTTAGAAGATAATTCTATTCTAGCTCAATCTACTATACCGTCAAATCTAGTTCCATCTGTGCCTGTCAGACCAGAAGAATCTCCACGACGACTGCCTCCTGTTGACCAACTATTAATACCAAGCAGTCCTCAAATCGAACCAAATCGAAAAATACCTGACTCAACCACTACTTTTGTTGTGCAGGAGTTTCGGGTAATTGGTAGTACTGTGTTCTCGGCAGAGGAATTAGCTGCTGTTGTCAAATCTTTTACTAATCGTCCCATCAGTTTTGCGGAATTATTGCAAGCACGGGCAGCAATCGCTGATTTATATATTCGTAACGGATACATCACATCAGGCGCTTTTATTCCTCCTCAAGAGACGAATAATGGCAATATCACAATTCAAGTCGTTGAAGGTAAGCTCGAAGAAATTCAAATCACAGGGACAAATCGCGTTGCCCCTAACTATATCCGCTCTCGCCTAGAGATAGCGACAGGCGCTCCTTTAAACCGCGATCGCTTGCTCAATGCTTTGCAATTATTGCAGCTCGATCCTTTATTCAAGTTTGTTTCTTCAGAACTCAAAACTGGCTCACAACTAGGAACAAGTATCTTAGCGGTTAAGGTTGATGAGGCAAATTCCTTTAATGCCAGAGCAAGCCTCGATAATTATGCGTCTCCTAGTGTTGGGCAGTTATCGCGACAGGTTGAAATAAGCGATCGCAATTTACTGGGCTTAGGCGATCGCATTATCGCCACCTATGGCAATACCGATGGTCGAAATCAGTATAATCTCGGCTACACATTGCCAGTTAATGCCTATAACGGAACTTTGAGCTTTCTATTTAGCAATACCAATAGCAATGTGGTCGAATCCGAATTCAAAATTCTGGATATTTATTCCAACTCTACAACTTACGAATTAACTTTTCGGCAACCACTCATCCAAACTCCTGCCCAAGAATTTGCGCTCGGTTTGACCGCATCTCATAGCGACAGCTTTACAACCTTACTCAAGTTGCCAATTCCTCTCTCCGCAGGTTCAGATGATTTCGGTAAAACTAAGCTCTCAGCTTTACGTTTTTTTCAAGACTATACGCAGCGTAGTAGCGAGGATGTCATTGCATTGCGATCGCAAATAAGTGTGGGTCTGAGAGGCGTTCTAAATTCTACGATTAACCTCAGATCTCCAGATAGTGGTTTTGTCGCTTGGCGTGGACAATTGCAATATATTCGAGCTTTAGCCGAGGACACCTTGCTGATTGTGAGTGGTAGTATCCAGTTTGCTGATCGCGCTCTGCCAGCCGCAGAAAAATTTAGTCTAGGAGGTTCTCAAAATGGTCGAGGTTATCGACAAGATGTTCTAGTTGGCGATAATGGAATGAATGTTTCTTTAGAAGCACGATTTCCGATTGTGAGCGTTCCAGAATTGCAAGGGCTATTACAAATTGTACCTTTTATTGATGTTGGAAGCGTGTGGAATCAGGAAAGTTCGACTACTCCTGCAAACAACTGGATACTAGGAACAGGTTTGGGACTGCGTTGGCAAATGGGTGATCGGCTCACGGCAAAATTAGATTACGGATTACCCCTGATTTCCATTAGGAATAATCACCAAGACAGTAGCATCTATTTTTCGCTGTCGTATAGGCTATTTTGA